In Gossypium raimondii isolate GPD5lz chromosome 12, ASM2569854v1, whole genome shotgun sequence, a single window of DNA contains:
- the LOC105761922 gene encoding uncharacterized protein LOC105761922, with protein MSNEHVEDVDQEMYIRDRELDETESATPSVNPLGNQPNIERENVRDRDDSHLLRIIADALHRVAGTVPATTSTPTIRRAPIKELRKYGATKFLGLKGIDPSTAENWMESTKRVLQQLECTPRESLICAVSLLQGEAYLWWESVIRHLPTEQVTWDLFQKEFQKKYVGELYIEDKRQEFLMLKQGNLSVVDYEREFSRLSRYASDFIPTEADSCKRFLRGLRDEIRVQLVSHRITEFVDLVERAKMVN; from the coding sequence atgTCGAATGAACACGTGGAAGATGTAGATCAAGAAATGTATATCAGAGATAGAGAACTGGATGAAACAGAATCAGCTACACCGAGTGTAAATCCATTAGGTAACCAACCTAATATAGAACGGGAAAATGTTAGAGACAGAGATGACTCCCATTTACTGAGAATTATAGCCGATGCTTTGCATCGAGTAGCGGGAACTGTACCTGCTACGACATCTACTCCTACTATTAGACGGGCCCCAATCAAAGAATTACGAAAATACGGTGCTactaaatttttgggtttgaagGGAATTGATCCATCCACTGCAGAAAATTGGATGGAATCAACTAAACGAGTTCTGCAGCAATTAGAATGTACCCCCCGAGAGAGCTTGATCTGTGCTGTTTCTCTACTGCAAGGAGAAGCCTATTTGTGGTGGGAATCTGTAATACGACATCTACCTACAGAACAGGTGACATGGgatttatttcaaaaagaatttcaGAAGAAATATGTTGGGGAGCTGTATATTGAAGATAAGAGGCAGGAGTTTttgatgttgaaacaaggtaaCCTGTCTGTTGTAGATTATGAACGTGAATTTTCCAGACTCAGCCGATATGCTTCTGATTTTATACCGACAGAGGCTGATAGTTGTAAAAGGTTTCTTCGGGGTTTGAGAGATGAGATCAGGGTACAGCTAGTGTCACATCGAATTACAGAATTTGTAGATTTAGTAGAGAGAGCGAagatggttaattga